A region of the Magnetococcales bacterium genome:
GCCCTGTGGTGCGGTAGTGTACCCGCCAATTGTCCGGGTTGGAAAACTGATCGAACATGATTCCCTCACCGGCCTCCACCATCTCCCGGGCGCGATCAATGGCCCCTTCCATGCTGGCTTTGGCTGGGGTCAATTCAATATCGGCCCCATAGGCCAGCATCACGGCACGCCGCTCCACGGTCATACTCTCCGGCATCACCAGGGTGATGGGATAGCCACGCTTGGCGGCGATCATGGCCAGAGCAATGCCGGTATTGCCACTGGTCGGCTCAATGATCCGGGTGCCGGGTGCCAACACGCCACGGGATTCCGCCCCCATGAACATGCCGAGAGCAGCACGATCCTTGACCGAACCGCCGGGATTGGAGCCTTCCAGCTTGGCGAGAATTCGAACCCCATCGTAGGGGGCAGAAAGGCGGTTGAGGTCTACCAGGGGGGTATTGCCAATGACTGATTCCAAAGTTACCATAATCTTACCCTTGATGATGAAAAAACCTGCCAGCCAAGGGAAGGGAGTCGTCTGGATCTGAAGTGATAAGGGCTGGTTCTAAAATAGTGACCACGGAAAAAAATCATCCGGCCAAAAAAAAAGGAGCCAGATAGACCTGCCCCCATACTTCCACGAACCTATTTCATCACGTTTCAAGCGACCGACGCCCGTCCAATCAGCATTCCAATACTTCGCTAAAGCCGTTATTGCCACTTTTTTTCATTTTTTTCAAGTCCCGATCCAGCTTCTGAAAAAGATGCGACCAATCGATAGTACGGGTATCGATATGGTTCCACAACCCGGGACGTTCGGGGCGCAGGTTGGATAGATCCTTCAAACCGTTGTGAAAATTTTTCTTACTTAAATGCTCGCTCAACACCCGCAAGGCTTCCCGGACACACTTGGTCAGCTTAAACTTGACGATCACCTTCAGAAGGGTGGAATAGGTAAAAATAGGCGCGCCACTGCTAATACTTTCCCCATGAAGTTGCCGCACTTTCATGGAGACCAACGCCCCCAGCAAAACCAATGTACCGTGGCGGAGATTGACGCCGTTGGTGGTGCAGGTTTTTTCAAACTCGTGCTCCGAGCGACTGCAAAGCTCAGAACCCCGACGCATGAGGGAGGAATATTGATAGAGCGCTGTAGTCAGGCGGAATAAAAATTCCCGGTCGTTATAGTCATGGATGGTAAAGTCCCGAAACAGCAGGTCGTAGAGAGCTTCCAGGGGCTGACAAAAGATGCGTTCGATCTTTAGTTGGTCATACTCGAAGCGCAAATCTTCCATCACCTGCAGCTTGGAAATCGCCTCTCCCAGGCCGCTCAGGATAAATTCCCGGGGCATGCGCGATATCAACTCATGAAAAGCAAAAACCATGGCCGGCTGGCGGGATTGGACCGTGACGAAATCCTTACCTTCATCCTCCGGCAGAGCCGAACAGCCTGAAGCAAAACCGTCGTTGGAAAGATTGGTCAGAACAACGCACAGCTCTGCATCAAAATGGGCGCACGCCACCTTGGAAAAATCGATCAGCC
Encoded here:
- a CDS encoding iron-containing alcohol dehydrogenase, which produces MADLIFSDRPFKKGLKEILADRRVDLIVASGFVRDNSLYADVKKVLSKQDVPVRFMSSHLNMASVEKTFEGTPFKSLLVLGGGRLIDFSKVACAHFDAELCVVLTNLSNDGFASGCSALPEDEGKDFVTVQSRQPAMVFAFHELISRMPREFILSGLGEAISKLQVMEDLRFEYDQLKIERIFCQPLEALYDLLFRDFTIHDYNDREFLFRLTTALYQYSSLMRRGSELCSRSEHEFEKTCTTNGVNLRHGTLVLLGALVSMKVRQLHGESISSGAPIFTYSTLLKVIVKFKLTKCVREALRVLSEHLSKKNFHNGLKDLSNLRPERPGLWNHIDTRTIDWSHLFQKLDRDLKKMKKSGNNGFSEVLEC
- the cysM gene encoding cysteine synthase CysM, which produces MVTLESVIGNTPLVDLNRLSAPYDGVRILAKLEGSNPGGSVKDRAALGMFMGAESRGVLAPGTRIIEPTSGNTGIALAMIAAKRGYPITLVMPESMTVERRAVMLAYGADIELTPAKASMEGAIDRAREMVEAGEGIMFDQFSNPDNWRVHYRTTGPELWEGTGGRVTHFVSAMGTTGTIMGVSRALKERNNSIMIVGVQPAEGSAIPGIRRWPAAYLPKIFEPKRVDEVLDVTTDEALDVTNRLAREEGIFVGLSAGGAVAAAMRLAETCQPSARIAVILPDRGDRYLSTDIFG